In Aedes albopictus strain Foshan chromosome 3, AalbF5, whole genome shotgun sequence, the following are encoded in one genomic region:
- the LOC115262390 gene encoding ice-structuring glycoprotein-like — translation MHSDNDLSSVKSEPHLSDKDDPTLSEANNNALLTSPTTSTSSSQSQTLVSSAATTQSVPVPITSAMLQSYSTAAHINSYNTAAGLATLQAQAQSYAAQAAAVAQANQAAAASAQYTAHYTDAANLAKEVAQKNYANALKMAAASNALTGKPLTALSYTGVALNKTGVLPQTPSYAAAAAVASPAAAPSYPPPRISTPAVAMAAATPQQTMLPAITRPPPPILPQAAFAQMLRPQMPANFQNPYAAAFAAQHQLFNPSLMYPSFPAGGYQFTAPMHAAMPATNLTAIPQVQQVPTPGATPGSAVVLNPYKKMKTS, via the coding sequence ATGCACTCGGATAACGATCTCAGCAGCGTCAAGTCCGAGCCACATCTCAGCGATAAAGATGATCCGACCCTGAGCGAAGCTAACAACAATGCCCTACTAACCTCTCCAACTACCAGCACGTCTAGCTCGCAGTCACAGACGCTTGTCTCGTCTGCGGCCACAACCCAATCAGTCCCGGTTCCAATCACAAGTGCAATGCTACAGTCCTACTCTACGGCTGCCCACATTAACAGCTATAACACCGCTGCAGGCCTCGCTACTCTTCAAGCTCAGGCACAGTCTTATGCCGCCCAGGCAGCCGCAGTTGCACAAGCGAATCAAGCCGCCGCCGCTTCTGCACAATACACTGCGCACTACACTGACGCAGCCAACCTTGCCAAGGAAGTTGCCCAGAAAAACTACGCCAATGCACTCAAAATGGCTGCCGCTTCGAATGCCCTAACCGGCAAACCACTTACCGCCCTCAGCTATACCGGGGTTGCTTTGAACAAAACTGGCGTCCTCCCTCAGACGCCGTCGTACGCAGCTGCAGCCGCTGTGGCTTCACCAGCCGCCGCTCCCTCTTATCCACCGCCTCGCATTAGCACTCCTGCGGTAGCCATGGCCGCTGCCACTCCTCAACAGACAATGCTTCCGGCCATCACGCGTCCACCGCCGCCCATTTTGCCACAAGCAGCCTTCGCGCAAATGTTACGTCCTCAAATGCCGGCCAACTTTCAAAACCCGTACGCAGCTGCCTTCGCTGCCCAGCACCAGCTGTTCAACCCAAGCCTAATGTACCCGTCCTTCCCGGCCGGTGGCTACCAATTCACCGCCCCCATGCATGCTGCTATGCCCGCGACTAACCTAACGGCGATACCCCAAGTCCAGCAGGTACCAACCCCTGGCGCAACCCCCGGCAGTGCAGTCGTACTTAACCCCTACAAGAAGATGAAGACTTCATAA